One window of Macrococcus sp. 19Msa1099 genomic DNA carries:
- a CDS encoding dihydroorotase, protein MSTLLRGGKVLVNDELVSKDIRIEDGKIVEMGEKLNVYNSKIIDLDGKFVTQGFVDVHVHLREPGGEHKETIETGTRAAARGGFTTVCPMPNTRPVPDSVERIEALNQSIKQHAKVRVLPYASITERQLGKDLVDFKALKEHGAFAFTDDGVGVQTASIMYEAMQQAAQLNMAIVAHCEDNSLIYGGAMHEGKVSKALNIPGIPSICEAVQIARDVLLAEAADCHYHVCHVSSKESVRVIRDAKRAGIKVTAEVTPHHLLLNETAITEDDAILKMNPPLRSEEDHQALIEALLDGTIDFIATDHAPHAADEKDQPMIKAPFGIVGSETAFPLLYTKFVKNEDWTLGQLIDYLAVKPGQVFDLPYGKSLEVGSIADIAVIDLDEEYEIKAEDFLSKSNNTPFIGERVYGNVKLTLVEGQIAYQEGQHA, encoded by the coding sequence ATGTCAACTTTATTAAGAGGCGGAAAAGTATTAGTTAATGATGAACTTGTTTCAAAGGATATTCGAATAGAAGACGGGAAAATAGTAGAGATGGGTGAAAAGTTAAACGTCTATAATTCAAAAATTATTGACCTTGACGGTAAGTTTGTAACGCAGGGCTTTGTTGATGTACATGTTCATCTGCGTGAACCTGGTGGTGAACATAAGGAGACGATTGAAACAGGCACACGTGCAGCAGCACGCGGTGGATTTACAACAGTCTGTCCGATGCCGAATACACGACCAGTTCCTGATAGTGTGGAACGTATTGAAGCATTGAATCAATCGATTAAACAGCATGCGAAAGTGCGTGTGTTACCGTATGCATCTATCACCGAAAGACAACTTGGAAAAGACTTAGTGGATTTTAAGGCGCTAAAAGAACACGGTGCATTTGCTTTTACAGATGATGGTGTCGGTGTACAAACAGCATCTATCATGTATGAAGCGATGCAGCAGGCTGCACAACTTAATATGGCAATTGTTGCCCATTGTGAAGATAATTCACTCATTTACGGTGGTGCAATGCATGAAGGGAAAGTATCAAAAGCCCTTAATATTCCTGGTATTCCTTCAATTTGTGAAGCTGTACAGATTGCTCGAGATGTACTATTAGCTGAAGCAGCGGATTGTCACTATCATGTGTGCCACGTATCGAGTAAAGAAAGTGTGCGTGTCATACGTGACGCAAAGCGTGCAGGCATTAAAGTGACGGCAGAAGTGACGCCCCATCATCTATTACTGAATGAAACTGCAATTACAGAAGATGATGCGATTCTTAAGATGAATCCACCGCTTCGTAGTGAAGAGGACCATCAGGCATTAATAGAGGCATTACTTGACGGCACAATCGACTTTATCGCAACAGATCATGCACCTCATGCTGCAGATGAGAAGGATCAGCCGATGATAAAAGCACCGTTTGGTATCGTTGGCAGTGAAACAGCATTTCCATTGTTATATACAAAATTCGTTAAAAATGAGGATTGGACATTAGGCCAGCTTATTGACTATTTAGCAGTAAAACCAGGTCAAGTGTTTGATTTACCATACGGCAAATCTTTAGAAGTTGGTAGTATTGCAGACATCGCAGTCATTGATCTCGACGAGGAATATGAAATTAAAGCTGAAGACTTCTTATCAAAGTCAAACAACACACCATTTATCGGAGAACGTGTCTACGGCAATGTGAAGCTAACACTTGTCGAAGGACAAATCGCTTATCAGGAGGGGCAACATGCGTAA
- the lspA gene encoding signal peptidase II translates to MNRKYRIIPMTLYTAILILMDQISKYIIVKTMNIGESIPVIGDVLQITSHRNYGAAWGMLQNQMIFFYIITIIVLIALIYFYYKEAADNLLMQCGLMLIFAGAIGNFIDRLFRGNVVDFIDTKIINYDFPIFNVADSCLTIGVFILLYELLFNQKEEKSHGNI, encoded by the coding sequence ATGAATCGTAAATATCGCATTATACCAATGACTTTATATACCGCCATATTGATATTGATGGATCAAATTTCAAAATATATTATTGTAAAGACAATGAATATCGGAGAGAGCATACCTGTAATCGGTGATGTATTACAAATAACTTCTCATCGTAATTACGGAGCGGCATGGGGAATGCTTCAAAATCAGATGATCTTCTTCTATATTATTACTATCATCGTACTCATTGCACTTATCTATTTTTATTATAAGGAAGCAGCAGATAATTTACTGATGCAGTGTGGACTAATGCTTATTTTTGCAGGTGCAATCGGAAACTTTATCGACAGATTATTTAGAGGGAATGTCGTTGATTTTATCGATACGAAGATTATTAACTATGACTTTCCGATATTTAATGTTGCGGATAGTTGTCTGACAATCGGCGTATTTATTTTACTTTATGAGCTTTTATTTAACCAAAAAGAGGAGAAATCACATGGAAACATTTAA
- a CDS encoding solute carrier family 23 protein has product MTNEEIYERTVEPILDVHEKPKASEWLLLSSQHLFAMFGATVLVPFLTGLPVSAALIASGLGTLLYILITKGKIPAYLGSSFAFITPIIVGLKTHSLGEMLMALFMSGLMYVIIGIVIKFVGVNWLLKLLPPVVVGPVIMVIGLGLAPVAVNMAMYTNSGTMEGYSIKYLFIAFATLVTVIIFSVLVRGFLSIIPVLIGIIVGYITALGLGVVDLSGIQKAKWFQLPDVHVPFVSYTPSIDWMLVLIMLPIVFVTVSEHIGHQVVINKIVGHNFFKDPGLHRSLIGDGVSTMLASIIGGPPSTTYGENIGVLAITRIYSIWVIGGAAALAVILGFVGKFTALVSSIPTPVMGGVSILLFGIIASSGLRMLVESKVDFGDKRNLVIASVILVLGIGKAHLDFSVGQINLNIEGMALAALAGILLNAILPESKVHEDY; this is encoded by the coding sequence ATGACAAACGAAGAAATTTATGAACGAACAGTTGAACCAATATTAGATGTGCATGAGAAACCGAAAGCAAGTGAGTGGTTACTCTTAAGTTCTCAGCACTTATTTGCAATGTTTGGTGCAACTGTACTTGTACCTTTTCTGACGGGGCTACCTGTATCAGCAGCGCTTATTGCTTCAGGATTAGGGACTTTGCTCTATATATTGATTACTAAAGGAAAGATTCCTGCATATCTTGGCTCAAGCTTTGCATTTATCACACCGATTATTGTGGGATTAAAAACACATAGTCTAGGTGAAATGTTGATGGCGCTTTTTATGAGTGGTCTGATGTATGTGATTATCGGAATAGTCATCAAGTTCGTAGGTGTGAACTGGCTGCTTAAATTACTGCCACCTGTTGTTGTCGGGCCTGTTATTATGGTCATCGGACTTGGACTAGCCCCTGTAGCTGTAAACATGGCGATGTATACAAATAGTGGGACGATGGAAGGGTATAGCATTAAATACTTATTTATTGCATTCGCAACACTCGTTACAGTGATTATCTTCTCGGTGCTCGTTCGAGGCTTCCTGTCAATCATTCCAGTACTCATTGGCATAATTGTCGGATATATCACAGCATTAGGTCTTGGGGTCGTAGATTTAAGTGGCATTCAAAAAGCAAAATGGTTCCAGCTTCCGGACGTACATGTTCCGTTCGTAAGCTATACACCGAGTATTGACTGGATGCTTGTCCTTATTATGCTGCCGATCGTCTTCGTAACAGTGAGTGAACACATCGGTCACCAGGTTGTGATCAATAAGATCGTCGGACATAACTTCTTCAAAGATCCGGGATTACATCGCAGCTTAATTGGAGACGGTGTCTCAACGATGCTCGCTTCAATTATCGGTGGACCACCGAGCACGACATATGGTGAGAACATCGGGGTGCTTGCGATTACACGTATCTATAGTATATGGGTCATCGGAGGGGCCGCAGCACTTGCCGTGATTCTTGGATTTGTAGGTAAGTTTACAGCCCTCGTATCAAGTATTCCGACACCAGTTATGGGTGGTGTCTCAATATTATTATTCGGGATTATCGCTTCAAGTGGCTTAAGAATGCTCGTCGAATCCAAAGTGGATTTTGGGGATAAGCGTAACTTAGTGATTGCTTCAGTCATATTAGTGCTGGGTATCGGTAAAGCACATCTTGACTTTAGTGTCGGTCAAATCAACTTGAACATCGAAGGCATGGCGCTCGCAGCACTGGCTGGAATATTACTCAATGCGATATTACCTGAATCAAAAGTACATGAAGACTATTAA
- a CDS encoding RluA family pseudouridine synthase yields the protein METFNFEINEEETGIRIDKFLADANPDWSRSQIQDWIKNDLVLVNGKVIKSNYKLRLNDEISVTEKPVEEIDLVAQDLGLEIYYEDKDVAIVYKPKGMVVHPAPGHPDGTLVNGLMHAITDLSGINGEIRPGIVHRIDKDTSGLLMIAKNDIAHRGLVDQLVDKSVTRKYTALVHGVIPHEFGTIDAPIGRNQKDRQEMAIVDNGKHAVTHFNVLETFDKYTLVECVLETGRTHQIRVHMKHIGFPLVGDPKYGPKKTMDIGGQALHAGVLGFEHPVTGEYIEHSAPLPEYFEELLTKLRK from the coding sequence ATGGAAACATTTAATTTTGAAATAAACGAAGAAGAAACAGGCATACGTATTGACAAATTTCTTGCGGATGCAAATCCAGACTGGTCACGCAGTCAGATTCAGGACTGGATTAAAAACGATCTCGTTTTAGTGAACGGCAAAGTCATTAAATCGAATTATAAACTGCGTTTAAATGATGAAATTTCAGTGACTGAGAAACCAGTAGAAGAGATCGATCTCGTAGCACAAGATTTAGGTTTAGAAATTTATTATGAAGATAAGGACGTTGCTATTGTCTATAAACCAAAAGGTATGGTGGTACATCCTGCACCAGGACATCCAGATGGAACGTTAGTGAATGGATTGATGCATGCAATCACAGACTTATCAGGTATCAATGGTGAGATTCGTCCAGGCATCGTTCATCGTATCGATAAGGATACTTCAGGACTATTGATGATTGCCAAGAATGATATTGCACATCGTGGTCTAGTCGATCAGCTCGTGGATAAATCCGTTACGCGTAAATATACGGCATTAGTTCATGGCGTGATTCCGCATGAATTTGGTACAATTGATGCGCCGATTGGGCGTAATCAGAAAGACCGTCAGGAAATGGCTATTGTTGACAATGGTAAACACGCAGTTACACACTTTAATGTGCTTGAAACATTTGATAAGTATACACTTGTAGAATGTGTGCTTGAAACAGGTCGTACACATCAGATTCGTGTGCATATGAAGCATATCGGTTTTCCACTTGTCGGAGACCCGAAATATGGTCCGAAGAAGACGATGGATATCGGTGGACAGGCGTTACATGCAGGCGTATTAGGCTTTGAACATCCTGTTACTGGAGAATATATTGAACACAGTGCACCGCTTCCAGAATACTTTGAAGAACTGCTGACAAAGTTAAGAAAATAG
- a CDS encoding aspartate carbamoyltransferase catalytic subunit — MKHLHSITELSNDEIMHTIERAIMIKNGEIKRYENIYTANLFFENSTRTKCSFEMAERKLGLQVIPFETSTSSVTKGESLYDTCKTLERIGCDVLVIRHPENNYYEQLKRLNIPVVNGGDGSGQHPTQCLLDLMTIYEEYGKFEGLKIIICGDILNSRVARSNYHALSSLGAQVKFVAPEIWQDHSLDAEYVRIDDAIEEVDVCMLLRVQHERHDEDASNFSQVNYNRMYGLTRERYDRLKEDAIILHPAPVNRGVEIDSELVEAPKSRIFKQMENGVYTRMSILSQVIENNR, encoded by the coding sequence ATGAAACATCTGCATTCGATTACTGAACTTTCAAATGATGAAATTATGCACACGATTGAACGTGCAATAATGATTAAAAATGGTGAAATAAAACGCTATGAAAATATTTATACGGCAAATCTCTTCTTTGAAAATTCAACACGTACAAAATGCTCATTCGAGATGGCAGAGAGAAAGCTCGGCCTGCAAGTCATACCGTTTGAAACGAGTACTTCAAGTGTAACGAAAGGTGAAAGTCTGTATGATACTTGTAAGACGCTTGAGCGTATTGGGTGCGATGTGCTGGTAATCAGACATCCTGAGAATAATTATTACGAGCAGTTAAAGCGCCTTAACATACCGGTAGTCAACGGAGGAGATGGCAGCGGTCAGCATCCGACACAGTGTCTACTGGATTTGATGACCATCTATGAAGAATATGGAAAGTTTGAAGGATTGAAGATAATCATCTGTGGAGATATCTTAAATTCACGTGTCGCAAGAAGTAATTATCATGCGCTTTCTAGTCTAGGTGCACAAGTTAAATTTGTTGCACCTGAAATTTGGCAGGATCATTCATTGGATGCTGAATATGTCAGGATTGATGATGCGATTGAAGAGGTTGATGTCTGTATGCTGCTACGTGTGCAGCATGAACGTCATGACGAAGATGCTTCAAACTTTTCTCAAGTCAACTATAACAGGATGTATGGGTTAACAAGAGAAAGGTACGATAGATTGAAGGAGGACGCTATTATATTACATCCGGCCCCAGTGAATCGGGGTGTCGAGATTGATAGTGAACTTGTTGAAGCGCCGAAGTCACGTATCTTTAAGCAGATGGAAAACGGTGTCTACACACGTATGAGTATTTTAAGTCAAGTCATTGAAAATAATCGATAG
- the ileS gene encoding isoleucine--tRNA ligase encodes MDYKDTLLMPKTDFPMRGGLPNKEPQIQAQWDEKKLYEKILKKNEGRTPYVLHDGPPYANGQIHMGHALNKIIKDMIMRYKAMNGFYAPYVPGWDTHGLPIETALTKKGVDRKSMSEAEFRELCRAYALEQIELQKSDFKRLGVNGDWENPYITLQEKFEAEQIRLFGDMAAKGYIYKGKKPVYWSPSSESSLAEAEIEYQDKVSPSIYVAFDVLDGKGLVDDDVKFVIWTTTPWTLPANVAIALNKDLDYVQVRVNDTSYIVAQALLDNVCDAVGWDKEGVQIEKTFKGADLEFVKARHPFIDRESLIILGDHVTTDAGTGCVHTAPGHGEDDFIIGQKYELDVISPVDGKGVYTSEAGEFEGMYYDKANKVITEKLEASGHLLKLDFFKHSYPHDWRTKKPVIFRATPQWFASINKVRQDILDAIEETEFKVDWGKTRIYNMIRDRGDWVISRQRVWGVPLPVFYAENGDIIMDKAVIEHVATLVEKHGTNVWYEREAKDLLPEGFTHPGSPNGVFTKETDIMDVWFDSGSSHRGVLEARPELSFPADLYFEGSDQYRGWFNSSITTAVATRGKSPYKKLLSHGFVMDGQGRKMSKSLGNTVLPEKVVKQMGADIIRLWVMSVDYLADVRISDDILKQVSEVYRKIRNTFKFLLGNVNDFNPATDAVPYAELVEIDQFMLNKLYTFVNNAHKHYDNNDYLFMYQELQNFINVELSNFYLDYGKDILYIEAQDSHVRRSMQTVVYEVLTSLTKVLAPIIPHTADEIWSHTPHVDEESVHLADMPEVQTVDTALIGKWNHFLEIRDDVLKAIEETRNDKVIGKSLEAAVYIQAKNEEDQALLKSFDNLHQLFITSYAEVVDEPQGTDYNLSNVLVKHAEGEKCERCWNYSTVLTEESHAHPHVCPRCLSVLESK; translated from the coding sequence ATGGATTATAAAGACACATTATTAATGCCGAAGACAGATTTTCCGATGCGTGGAGGTTTACCGAATAAAGAACCCCAAATTCAGGCGCAGTGGGATGAAAAGAAGCTCTATGAAAAAATATTAAAGAAAAACGAAGGTAGAACGCCTTATGTTCTTCATGATGGTCCTCCTTACGCAAATGGACAGATTCATATGGGACATGCATTAAATAAAATTATTAAAGACATGATTATGCGTTATAAAGCTATGAATGGATTCTATGCCCCTTATGTACCTGGATGGGATACGCATGGTCTTCCGATTGAAACGGCACTGACGAAAAAAGGAGTGGACCGCAAATCAATGTCTGAAGCGGAGTTCCGCGAATTATGTCGCGCATATGCCTTAGAACAAATTGAATTACAAAAGTCCGATTTTAAACGATTAGGTGTTAATGGTGACTGGGAGAATCCATACATTACATTGCAGGAAAAATTTGAAGCTGAGCAGATTCGTCTGTTCGGTGACATGGCTGCTAAAGGATATATCTATAAAGGTAAAAAACCTGTCTACTGGTCGCCTTCAAGCGAATCTTCATTAGCTGAAGCAGAGATTGAATATCAAGATAAAGTATCTCCTTCAATCTATGTTGCATTTGATGTATTAGATGGTAAAGGTTTAGTCGATGATGATGTGAAATTTGTTATCTGGACGACGACGCCTTGGACATTACCCGCTAACGTTGCGATTGCGTTAAACAAAGATTTAGACTATGTACAAGTACGTGTAAATGATACATCATATATCGTAGCACAGGCTTTATTAGATAATGTTTGTGATGCAGTTGGCTGGGACAAAGAAGGTGTTCAGATTGAGAAGACGTTCAAGGGTGCTGACTTAGAATTTGTTAAAGCACGTCATCCATTTATCGATCGTGAGTCTTTAATCATCTTAGGGGATCACGTTACAACAGACGCTGGTACAGGATGTGTACATACTGCGCCAGGACACGGGGAAGATGACTTTATCATCGGTCAGAAATATGAGTTAGATGTGATCTCACCTGTGGATGGTAAAGGCGTTTACACAAGTGAAGCTGGTGAATTTGAAGGGATGTACTACGACAAAGCGAATAAAGTAATCACTGAGAAGTTAGAAGCTTCAGGTCACCTATTAAAACTTGACTTCTTCAAGCACTCATATCCGCATGACTGGAGAACGAAGAAACCAGTTATCTTCCGTGCCACACCACAATGGTTTGCATCGATTAATAAAGTGCGTCAAGATATCCTGGATGCAATCGAAGAAACAGAATTTAAAGTGGACTGGGGTAAGACGCGTATTTACAATATGATTCGTGACCGTGGTGACTGGGTGATTTCACGTCAGCGTGTATGGGGCGTGCCACTTCCAGTATTCTATGCCGAAAATGGTGACATCATCATGGATAAAGCGGTAATTGAACATGTTGCGACACTTGTTGAAAAGCATGGGACAAACGTTTGGTACGAAAGAGAAGCGAAAGATTTATTGCCAGAAGGGTTTACACATCCAGGTAGTCCGAACGGAGTATTTACAAAAGAAACAGATATTATGGACGTTTGGTTTGACTCAGGTTCATCTCACCGTGGTGTATTGGAAGCGCGTCCGGAATTATCATTCCCAGCTGATTTATACTTCGAAGGGAGTGACCAGTATCGTGGATGGTTCAACTCATCGATCACAACAGCAGTTGCTACACGTGGCAAGTCCCCTTATAAGAAATTATTATCGCACGGTTTCGTAATGGATGGACAAGGACGTAAGATGAGTAAATCATTAGGAAATACAGTACTACCAGAGAAAGTTGTCAAACAGATGGGTGCAGATATTATCCGCCTATGGGTAATGTCCGTAGATTATTTAGCAGACGTTCGTATTTCTGATGATATCTTAAAGCAAGTCTCTGAAGTATATCGTAAGATTCGTAACACATTTAAGTTCCTGTTAGGAAATGTAAATGATTTTAATCCGGCAACGGATGCCGTTCCTTATGCAGAACTTGTAGAGATTGATCAGTTTATGTTAAATAAATTATATACATTCGTTAATAATGCACATAAACATTATGATAATAACGATTACTTATTCATGTATCAAGAGTTACAGAACTTTATCAACGTAGAATTAAGTAACTTCTATCTGGATTATGGTAAAGATATCCTTTATATCGAAGCACAGGATAGTCATGTCCGTCGTAGTATGCAGACGGTTGTCTATGAAGTATTGACATCATTAACGAAAGTGTTAGCACCAATTATTCCACATACTGCTGATGAAATCTGGAGCCATACGCCACATGTGGATGAAGAAAGCGTACATTTAGCAGATATGCCAGAAGTACAGACTGTAGACACAGCGTTGATCGGTAAATGGAATCATTTCCTAGAGATTCGCGATGATGTACTAAAAGCAATCGAAGAAACACGTAACGATAAAGTAATCGGTAAATCACTTGAAGCGGCTGTATATATTCAGGCGAAAAACGAAGAGGACCAAGCATTGCTCAAATCATTCGATAATCTGCATCAACTCTTCATCACATCTTATGCAGAAGTTGTTGATGAACCGCAAGGAACAGATTATAACTTGAGTAACGTACTTGTAAAGCATGCTGAAGGTGAGAAATGTGAACGCTGCTGGAATTACTCTACAGTACTTACAGAAGAAAGCCACGCACACCCACATGTGTGTCCAAGATGTTTATCAGTACTTGAATCTAAATAA
- the carA gene encoding glutamine-hydrolyzing carbamoyl-phosphate synthase small subunit — MRKQRYLVLEDGTTFKGYRFGSDKEVVGEIVFNTAMTGYQETLSDPSYTGQIITFTYPLIGNYGINRDDFETLTPSLKGMVVREACDLPSNFRNMATLDETLRSYDVPGIDGVDTRKLTRIIRQHGVLKAAIINDESNIDATIERLKEETLPTDEVAQVSTKSAYVSTGNDLRVVLIDFGKKENIVRELNSRGCDVTVMPYTTTAEEIIRLRPDGVMLSNGPGNPEVVTEGIEMIKGILGKVPFFGICLGHQLFALASGATTFKMKFGHRGANHPVKNLATGKIEITSQNHGYAVDPESIKNTGLEITHTALNDGTVEGLKHKSLPAFSVQYHPEASPGPHDPNYLFDQFIDLMKENKERVTNA, encoded by the coding sequence ATGCGTAAACAAAGATATCTTGTATTAGAAGATGGCACTACATTTAAAGGATATAGATTTGGAAGTGACAAAGAGGTAGTAGGAGAAATCGTATTTAATACTGCGATGACAGGTTATCAGGAGACATTATCAGATCCGTCATATACAGGACAAATCATTACATTCACTTATCCGTTAATCGGAAACTACGGTATTAACCGTGACGACTTCGAAACGTTAACCCCTTCTCTTAAAGGTATGGTTGTACGTGAAGCATGTGATTTGCCGAGTAACTTCCGCAATATGGCGACACTGGATGAGACATTAAGAAGCTATGATGTTCCGGGGATTGACGGTGTAGATACTAGAAAATTAACACGTATAATCCGTCAGCACGGGGTACTGAAAGCTGCCATCATCAATGATGAAAGTAATATTGATGCGACAATTGAACGTTTGAAAGAAGAAACGCTACCTACAGATGAAGTTGCGCAAGTATCAACAAAAAGTGCATATGTGTCTACAGGTAACGATCTGCGTGTCGTGCTTATCGATTTCGGAAAGAAAGAAAACATTGTCCGTGAACTGAACTCACGTGGCTGTGACGTAACAGTAATGCCATATACGACAACAGCTGAGGAGATTATCAGGCTGAGACCGGACGGTGTAATGCTGTCGAACGGACCAGGGAATCCAGAAGTTGTAACTGAAGGAATCGAAATGATAAAAGGGATTTTAGGAAAAGTTCCATTCTTCGGTATATGTCTAGGACATCAGCTGTTCGCACTCGCAAGTGGTGCAACGACATTCAAGATGAAGTTTGGACATCGTGGTGCTAACCATCCAGTGAAAAACTTAGCGACAGGTAAGATTGAAATCACATCTCAAAATCATGGTTACGCGGTGGATCCGGAATCGATTAAAAACACGGGCCTTGAAATTACACATACAGCTTTAAACGATGGAACAGTAGAAGGGCTGAAGCATAAGTCATTACCTGCATTCTCGGTGCAGTATCACCCAGAAGCGTCACCAGGTCCTCATGATCCAAACTATTTATTTGATCAGTTTATCGACTTAATGAAAGAAAATAAGGAGCGTGTCACAAATGCCTAA
- the pyrR gene encoding bifunctional pyr operon transcriptional regulator/uracil phosphoribosyltransferase PyrR, with protein MDKRIILDDKAIDRTLTRIAHEILENNKGAHDLVLLGIRTRGIYLAQRIQSKIEKIDGITVPTGVLDVTQYRDDVTDRVSQDVVAYTIDTDMNNRHVVIVDDVLYTGRTVRASLDAILDHVRPKRISLATLIDRGHRELPIRADFIGKNIPTALSEEIVVMLDEVDDKTQVYIK; from the coding sequence ATGGATAAGCGTATTATTCTTGATGACAAGGCAATTGACCGCACGTTGACACGAATCGCACATGAAATATTAGAGAATAATAAAGGTGCACATGACCTTGTATTACTCGGTATTAGAACGCGTGGTATTTATCTGGCACAACGCATTCAGTCTAAAATTGAGAAGATTGATGGAATTACTGTGCCTACAGGTGTATTAGATGTAACACAATATCGTGATGATGTGACAGATCGTGTCTCACAGGACGTCGTTGCATATACGATTGATACAGATATGAATAATAGACATGTCGTCATCGTTGATGATGTGCTCTATACAGGGAGAACAGTGCGCGCCTCGCTTGATGCGATACTCGATCATGTACGTCCAAAACGTATCAGCTTAGCTACGTTAATAGATAGAGGGCATCGTGAACTCCCGATTCGTGCAGACTTTATCGGTAAGAATATTCCAACAGCATTAAGTGAAGAAATTGTTGTCATGCTGGATGAAGTTGACGACAAAACACAAGTATATATTAAGTAA
- a CDS encoding IS30 family transposase — MTHLNGTTNHIKGKHLTEFERHQIQILKSENYSNRAIAKILNRAPQTINNEINRGTVKQIKRIVSNSKEYFYDYECYFPDVAQLKYETNRMNSCRTPKHQLSHAFIDWADKMMLNKKWSPDVVIAYAKKNNIFCDSIIPCVSTLYNWIERGIMKTSNIDLIEKISRKPITNRRPSRKNKKVLGKSIEDRSHEINSRDVFGHWEIDTVIGSKLKNERALLTLVERQTRYEIIVPIKSKNNDAVTLALSQLKDQLDNSFSRIFKSITSDNGSEFSDLTETLPDTEIYFTHPYSSWERGTKENHHKFIRRIIPKGISMESVSDEIIYRIQNWMNNYPRKILDYETPKYLFLKSLKSEGLLSEPLSYYLY; from the coding sequence ATGACTCATCTAAATGGTACCACTAATCATATTAAAGGAAAACACTTAACTGAATTTGAAAGACATCAAATTCAGATTTTGAAGAGTGAAAATTATTCAAATCGTGCTATTGCTAAAATTTTGAATAGAGCACCTCAAACGATTAACAATGAGATCAATAGAGGAACTGTTAAACAAATTAAGCGCATAGTTTCTAATAGTAAAGAATATTTTTATGATTATGAATGCTATTTCCCTGATGTTGCTCAACTTAAATATGAAACAAATCGTATGAATTCTTGCAGGACACCAAAACATCAGTTATCTCATGCTTTTATTGATTGGGCTGATAAGATGATGTTGAATAAAAAATGGTCTCCCGATGTTGTAATAGCCTATGCTAAAAAGAATAATATTTTTTGTGATTCTATTATTCCTTGTGTTTCAACACTATATAACTGGATTGAAAGAGGAATTATGAAGACCTCTAATATCGACCTTATAGAGAAGATATCACGAAAACCAATTACAAATAGAAGACCTAGTCGAAAAAATAAAAAAGTATTAGGAAAATCTATCGAAGATAGAAGTCACGAAATCAATTCTAGAGATGTCTTTGGTCATTGGGAAATTGATACTGTTATTGGTTCTAAACTTAAAAACGAAAGAGCGTTACTTACACTTGTTGAAAGACAGACACGATATGAAATCATCGTTCCTATTAAAAGTAAAAATAATGATGCTGTCACATTAGCATTAAGTCAATTAAAAGATCAATTAGATAATTCATTTTCACGAATATTCAAGTCTATTACTTCTGATAACGGATCAGAGTTCAGTGACCTTACGGAGACACTACCTGACACTGAAATATACTTTACGCACCCTTATTCATCATGGGAACGAGGTACTAAAGAAAACCATCATAAATTCATTAGACGGATAATCCCTAAAGGAATCAGTATGGAATCAGTATCTGATGAGATAATTTATCGTATCCAAAACTGGATGAACAATTATCCCAGAAAAATTCTAGATTATGAAACACCTAAATACCTGTTTCTGAAGTCACTAAAATCCGAAGGATTATTAAGTGAACCATTAAGCTACTATCTCTATTAA